TGAAACAGAAGAATTTATTGAGGAAGAAAAAATTGTGAGAATTCGATCTATAATTATGGTAGAAAGAGAAACACAAAAAGGAATTATTATTGGTCATAAAGGTTCTGCACTGAAACGAGTTGGTGCTGAAGCTAGAAAAGATTTAGAAAAATTCTTCGAGAAGAAAGTATATATAGAGTTATATGTAAAAGTAAATAAGAATTGGAGAAGTGATAAAACGCAACTAAAACGTTTTGGTTATAATCAAAGTTAATGGTTGATTACTTTTATCATAAAATCATGTAAATCTTTCATTTGATCTTTACCTGTTGCTCGACCTACTTTTCCTAAAAAGTAAAGTAGAACCCAAAATAAGGGTAAAAATACCATCATGATTAAAGGAAGAAGGATAGATTCTTTTAAGGAAAGTTTACTGAAAAGCATTATTGCAAAACCAAAAAAAGAAATTCCTATTACAAAATGTATAAACATAAAAAGTGTCCAAACTTGAGGCTTAGGTCCAAACAAACCCTTTAAAAGAGATGTTCTTCTTGTTTTCCCTATAATCTCTAGATGTAATTGTGGGGACCAAAAATGCTCATCTTTCTTAGAAACACTAATGAACACGTGCCCATCAACAATGTTTCCTAAGAATCTACAATCATCACTTTTAAACTCATTAGAGAACCTTTCTAGTATTTCTTCAGAACCATCTTTAAGGTCTATTTTAAGCCTCGGACGAAGAAAAACTTCACTATTTCTCTTCTCAATTAACACATTTAGGTTTTCTTTCATAAAAATCTATTTTATAACTGTTTAAATTTACAATAATTAATCATATAGTAAATTGTATCTTTGCAAAAAATTTGAATTCAAATGAATAGTATCGTTGCCATTGTAGGAAGACCAAATGTAGGAAAGTCAACACTTTTTAACAGATTGGTACAGAGAAGAGAAGCTATTGTAGATTCTGTTAGTGGAGTTACAAGAGATAGACATTATGGAAAATCTGACTGGAACGGTAAAGAGTTTTCAGTTATTGACACGGGTGGATACATTATTGGCTCTGATGATATTTTTGAAGGAGAAATCAGAAAACAAGTAAATCTAGCCATTGATGAAGCAGATTTAATTGTTTTTGTAGTGAATGTTGAAGATGGTATTACACCAATGGATGCTGAAGTTGCTAAACTTTTACGCAAGGTGAAAAAACCAATTTTCACCGTAGTTAATAAAGTTGATAATGCAATGCGTGAACCAGATGCTGTAGAATTCTACAATCTAGGTTTAGGAGAATATTATACAATTGCATCAATTAACGGAAGTGGAACTGGAGATTTATTAGATGCTTTAGCAGAAAAAATGCCAGCTCCAGAAGAAGTAGATTTAGAAAAAGAAGAATTACCAAGGTTTGCCGTTGTTGGAAGACCAAATGCTGGTAAATCATCATTTATAAACTCTTTAATAGGAGAAGATAGAAACATTGTAACCAATATTGCAGGTACAACTAGAGATTCTATTGATACAAAATACAATCGTTTTGGATTCGATTTTAATTTAGTTGATACTGCAGGAATCCGTAAAAAATCTAAAGTAAAAGAAGATTTAGAATTTTATTCGGTAATGCGTGCAGTACGTTCTATTGAATATTCTGATGTTATTATTCTTGTTGTTGATGCCACTCGTGGTTTCGAAGGACAAGATCAAAATATCTTTTGGTTAGCTGAAAAAAACAGAAAAGGAGTCGTTATCTTAATCAACAAGTGGGATTTAGTTGAGAAAGAAACGAATACAATGCGTGATTTTGAAGCAATGGTTAGAAAACAAATTGAACCTTTTACAGATGTGCCAATTGTATTTATTTCTGCTTTAACAAAACAACGTTTATTTAAAGCCATAGAAACTGCAGTAGAAGTTTTCGGGAAAAGAAAAATGAAAATACCTACAAGTAAGTTGAATGATGTAATGTTAGACATCATTAAAAGTTACCCACCACCAGCTACAAAAGGTAAATTTGTGAAAATAAAATATTGTATGCAATTGCCTACACCAACACCACAATTTGCATTTTTCTGTAACTTACCACAATACGTTAGAGATCCATACAGACGATTTTTAGAAAATAAATTAAGAGAAATTTACGATTTTACAGGAACACCAATAACGATATACTTTAGACAGAAATAGGATTATTCTGTAACTTTTGTTACCTTTTAACGTCTAAATGTAGAGTATTATTGTAAATCCTTTAGGGCATAAAAGACATGAAAATTATAGAATCAAGTTTAGTTTCGGAAGTTGAATTACCATTACAACTAAAAATATCTTTCAAAAAAGTTTTTGACTTATTTGAGAAATATGCTGGAAAAGATTTTATAAATCATCCTTTTCATAGTTCTGCCATAAATATGGTGCAACTTTTTGAGAAGCATCCTGAGTTGAATGATGGTTTTTCAGATTATACTTTATTAGACAAATATAAAGAGCAGATAGATTTATTATTAAATCCCTTGTTTCCAGAACCTTTATTATTAAACGAAATAAAAGCAGCAAGTATTCCTTTCTCTTTTACTTCGTTTAAATTTACAGATCGTTTTGAAAACATACTAAGTAATGCAGGTGATGATTACGAATTAAATGTTCGTAATTTTGGAGACGATGGTATGTACATTATGGCCTGTACATTTATTTTAGGTTTTGTATATGGTTATAAAGTTGATGTAAAAAGACCATTTTATTTTGATATTCCAGATAAAACAACTGGAACAATGAAATATTATAGAGCTTCATTTAATGCTGATTTTTCTGAAATTACACCTACTAAGAATGCTCCTTCAATAACGGAAGACGATTTTAAAGAATTACTAAACAACTTTGAAAACATAGAACTATGGAAAGAAAAGTTCCCAAAAGACAGCTATATTTTTAAAGGATTTGGGATTGTTAGTTTGTTTGATGTTACTTCAGAAGAAATGTTATCATCCATCAAAGAAAACTTATTAGCTGGTGGAGAAAATTTGATTCCTAAATTACAAAGTAACTTAAGAGATTTTTATAGCATAAAAGATTTAAAATTAGGTTTCTCTATTTTTGACAACATCAACACTAAAGTCTGTGAAAACAAGGTTAATAAAACGAATAGTTTAATCTTAAATGACACTGAAATAAATTGCAATACAGGTTACTTCTGTAACGGCATTATGCAAAAAGTATTCAAAGACCATAAAACATTTATAATTTCTGATGTTGAAGAATATGGTAAGAGTACAAATAAAAATGGCTTTTATCAGAATTTATATAAATCGAACATACAGAGTATTATATTGATACCAATTAAGGCTTCAAGTAATGGAGATTTAGCTTTATTAGAAATTGCTTCTCCAAGAGCTTACGAACTAAACTCTGTTAATATCAACAAATTAAAAGATATTATTCCTGTTTTTGAAGCTGCTGTAAAAAGAACTTCAGAAGAGCGTCAAAATATTTTAGAAGCAACTATTCAAGAAAACTATACCTCAATTCATAATTCTGTAAAATGGCGATTTTATGAAGCTGCAGAAAAATATCACACAGAACGACAAACAAATGACAATGCAAAATTAGATGAAATTGTATTTAATGATGTATTCCCTTTATTTGGGCAAAGTGATATAAAAGGATCTTCAATGGCAAGAAATTCAGCCATCAAAGAAGATTTAACAACTCAGTTAACTTTAGCTATTGCAGTATTAAAAGACGCTTGTAAATCAGAAAAACTACCTATTTACAATGAATTAATGTTTAGAGTTTCTTCTTATCTAAATGATGTAACAGAAGGTTTAAGTGCTGGTGATGAAATAAATATTTTAGATTTTCTGAATAGAGAAATTTACCCAGTTTTTAGTCATATAAAAGATATTAATACAGAACTTTCACAGAAAGTTAGCGTTTATATGAACCGTTTAGATAAAAATTTAAATGTTGTTTATGAAAAAAGAAAAGAATACGAGAACAGCGTTACGTTATTAAATGACAAACTAGCTAAATTCTTAGACGATAAACAAAAACAAGCTCAAGAAATGTTTCCTCATTATTTTGAGCGATACAAAACGGATGGTGTAGAATACAACATGTATATAGGTCAGTCTATTACAAAAAGTAAGACTTTTGATACTTTATACTTGTACAACCTTCGTTTATGGCAGTTAAAGATTACTTATGAAATGGAGAATCTTGCATTTTATGAGCGTAAAAACATGAAACATGATTTACGTGTTGCTTCCTTAATTTTAGTACATAGTAATGCTATGGCTATAAAATTTAGAATGGATGAAAAGCAATTTGATGTTGATGGAGCTTATAACATTAGATACGAAATCATAAAAAAGCGAATTGATAAAGCAAATATTAAAGGCACAAAAAATCGTTTAACTGTTCCTGGTAAAATAGCCATTGTATATTCTCAAGACAGAGATGCTTTAGAGTATATAAAGTACATTAATTACTTACAATCTAAAAATCAATTAGGTAAAATAGAATTTTTAGATCTAGAAGATTTACAAGGTGTTACAGGATTAAAAGCATTAAGAGTAGAAGTTATTTATCAAAAAGATTTTGATGAAAATAAAACAATTACTTTTCATGATTTAATTCAAGAAATCGAAGCTTAAAATATTGTTTTCTACGTTTTATTTTAATGAGTATGCATGCGTTAGGGATTGAAACGACATCCTTTTTTGCTTTTCGAAAAAAAGATATAGTGTAAAGCCCGACCTTTAGGTAACGCCCAAAAAAATACATTTATATTTTATAAAAAAGCCCCAGTTTCTTGTATTTTAAAAGCAACAGCAAAAGCTAATACACTTACGATGATACCAATCATAAAAACGGTATAAGTAACTCTTAATATTTTATATTTTCTGTTTAAAACTAACCCTAAAAAGTATAAATCTTTCGTTAAAGAACCGTAAAGATAATCTCTATCTTGCATCATTTCTGTAATACCCCATTCAAAATCATTTAATTTCATTTGATGAAAATTACCGAAAAACAATAAATTAACTTTTTTATTAGCAACATCTTCTTTTGTAAATTTTCCTTGTGTAACATTAGGTCTCGTTGCTAAAATTGATAATATAATAGATGCAACTGTGAAAATTATAAATAGAATTGTTGGCACAATTAAATAACTATTTGAAGAATTATCTAGTTTTGGTAATAAATTAGACAATGCTAAAGAAACAATAATAGCATTTACAGAAAGTAAAATATTCGCTTTAGTATCTGCAATATTACTTAAAGTCATGTGGTTTTTTAAAGCGATTCTAAACATTGTTTCTACACCACGCTCAGGTACATTTCCTTTCTCTTTTTTTAACTCTAAAGCATCTTGCTTCTGATTAAATTTTTTAATATCGTCTTTTAAATCTTTTTGATTCTTTATTAATTTAGATAAGTTTTTCTGTTTCGCTTTTGTCCAATTTTTTAAAGCATAATCTGTATTAAAGCGATGTTGTTGCGTAAAAAATTCAATATTTCCTGCAATCCATTCTATGTCAGAAACGTTTTTAAAACCTGTTAACTCCCATTCTTTTCTTAATAAAAAAGTGTAATCAAAATAACTTTTAGAAGCTAAATGCGCACAATCTGCATCTACTATCATTTTCTCTAAATCATTTTTGGGTTGATGATTCATTTTAGTTGCCAGAATAAGACCTGCAGTAACTTCAATTCTTTTATCGGTAACTTTATGTTCTTTTAAAAACTTTGAAGCAATTCTAACACTTTCTTCTTCATGATTTTCAGCTCCTTTTACAAAACCTGTATCATGAAACCAAGCAGCAATTTCTAAATTTTCAGCAGCTACTTTGTCAATTTTTAAATTTTCAATAAGCTCCTTTGTACTTTTAACCACTCTTTGTGTATGTACTAAATTATGATACACATATTTTCGATCTAAATCGGTGTTTAATAAACTAAAGACGTACTTTTCTGTATCAACAATTAATGTGCTCATAGTAAAATTATTTTATAAATGAATAAGAATAAGTGATAACCCCTCTGATAACTTTATCAATATTCGTCGTAAATTTATGAATTGCTTTCATCAGCGTACAAATTAAGAATTATTTGTAAGCTAACAAGTGTTTTTACGTCTAAAAAACAGCTAGCATAACAATATTAATTTAGAAAAGAAAGGAAACAAAATATGCTTACTTGGAAAGAAATTATCAGCTTTACAGCAAAAGGAAATCCAACTTCAGATAAAAGAGTTGAAAAAACCGAAACTGAATGGAAAGAATTATTAACCGAAGAACAGTTTAGAATTACTAGGCAAAAAGGAACAGAAAGACCAAATTCTGGCGCTTTATGTAGTATTTATGATAAAGGACAATACAACTGTGTTTGTTGTAATACGCCTTTATTTGATTCTACGATAAAGTTCGATTCTAGTTCTGGTTGGCCAAGTTTTACGCAACCTATTAAAGAAAATGCCATTAAATATCATAAAGATATTTCTTTTGGTATGGTTCGAGTTGAAGTAATGTGTAATACTTGCGATGGACATCTAGGACACATTTTTCCTGATGGACCAGAACCAAGCGGATTGCGTTATTGTATTAATTCTGAGTCTATGCAATTAGAGAAAGGGAATTCTTAAAATGACTAAAAATTTACAAATTACCACTTTAGGAGGTGGATGTTTTTGGTGTACAGAAGCTGTATTTCAAGAAGTAAAAGGTATAGAAAAAGTTGTGTCTGGGTATTCTGGCGGAAATGCTCCTGGAAGACCAACATATAGAGAAATTTGTTCGGGATTAACAGGGCATGCAGAAGTAATTCAACTCACTTTTGATGCAAATGTAATTTCGTTTGAAGATATTTTAGTCATTTTTATGACGACTCATGACCCGACAACCTTAAACCAACAAGGTGCTGATAGAGGAACTCAATACAGATCTGTAATTTATTATCATAATGATGTTCAAAAGAAGGTTTCTGAAGAAGTTTTAAAACAGATTCAACCATATTATAATGATAAAATTGTGACAGAAATTAGTCCGTCAACAATTTTCTATGAAGCAACAATAGAGCATCAAAATTATTACAGAGAGAATACACAACAAGGATATTGTAGTTTTGTAATTGAACCAAAATTGGCGAAATTGAGAAAATTACACGCAGATAAACTGAGGTAAAATGATTAAATTATATGGCGCAGAAAGATGCCATAAAACTCAATATTATAAAACATTTTTAGAAACGCGTAATTTAGATTACGCGTTTTTAGATGTAGAACAATACGAAGAAAATGCAGAAGAATTACGTAACTTGTATGAAAATAGAAAGTTAAATTTCCCTACAATTACTAATAATTATAAAAAATTAAGAAATCCTTCTGATAAAGATCTTCAAAAGTGGATTGATAAAATCCATAACGAGTATTAGGCATTTTTTATATCACAATAAAATATTGATCAATGAAACTTAACATAAAGAATACTTTTACTACAGAAAATCCGGCAGATTCAATTCTTGAGAATACAAGAAGACAAGTTGAAGAAGCTGTGTTTTCATACGTGAATCCTAAGAAAACGGCAGTACCTAAAGTAGTACACGTTTCGCAAGAAATGAGTTCTGAATTAGGTATCTCTCAAGAAGAAACGAAATCAGAATTCTTTAAAAATATTGTTACAGGAAATGATATTTATCCAAATACAAAACCTTTTGCAATGTGTTATGGAGGCCATCAATTTGGTAATTGGGCAGGACAATTAGGTGATGGAAGAGCTATTAATTTATTTGAAGTAGAATACAAAAATAAAAACTGGAAAGTACAATTAAAAGGAGCTGGAGAAACTCCATATTCTAGAACTGCAGATGGTTTAGCCGTTTTACGATCTTCTGTAAGAGAATATTTATGTGCTGAAGCAATGTTTCATTTAGGTGTGCCAACAACAAGATCTTTGTCTTTAAGCTTGTCTGGAGACGATGTTTTACGTGATGTTTTATATGATGGAAACCCTGCGTATGAGAAAGGCGCAATTGTTTCTAGAATCTCACCAAGTTTTTTACGTTTTGGAAATTATGAGATTTTTTCAGCTAGAAAAGATCTAAAAAATTTAAAAGCTTTGGTTGATTACACAATCAAACATCATTTTTCTCATTTAGGAAAACCATCAAAAGAAAGTTATATCAACTTTTTTAAGGAAGTTTCAGAGCGTACTTTAGAAATGATAATTCATTGGCAACGTGTTGGCTTTGTTCATGGAGTTATGAATACTGATAATATGTCAATCTTAGGTTTAACCATCGATTTTGGACCTTATGGTTGGTTAGAAGGGTTCGATTTTGGTTGGACGCCAAACACAACCGACAGACAACACAAACGCTACAGATATGGAAATCAGCCAAATATTGGTTTATGGAATTTGTATCAACTTGCAAATGCTTTGTATCCTATCATTGAGGAAGTGGAACCTTTAAATGCAATTTTAGAGCAATATAAAACTGATTTTGAACAGAAATCTTTACAGATGATGAAATCAAAATTAGGTTTATTTACTTCGGATGAAGAAGATGTAAAACTAATTCAAAATTTAGAAGACACTTTACAATTAGTAGAAACTGATATGACCATTTTCTTTAGAAATTTAAGTAGTTTTACTGATGAAAATTCTGGTTTACAATTGATAAAAAAATCATTTTACGACTTTGAAAACATTTCTGATGAAGTAATCAATAGTTGGAATTTGTGGTTCAAAAAATACGATGAAAGACTTCAAATTGAAAGAGTTTCATCCGAAGAAAGAAAAGAAAAAATGGATGCTGTAAATCCTAAATATGTATTACGTAATTACATGTCACAATTAGCAATTGATGAAGCTGACAAAGGAAATTACACTTTAATTGATGAATTATTTCAACTCTTAAAAAAACCATATTCTGAACAACCAGAAAATGAAAAATGGTTTGCAAAAAGACCTGAATGGGCAAGAAATAAAGTAGGTTGTTCTATGTTATCTTGTAGCTCATAAATTAAGAAAAAACAACTATGAAATTAGGATTAGGAACTGCTGCTTTAGGAAGACCTCAATACATAAATGTTCGTCAAGAAGATTGTGATAACTTAGACTTAGCAGCTTTTAGAAAACATAGTTTTTCGGTTTTAGAAGATGCATATAATTCAGGAATTCGTTATTTTGATACTGCTCCAGGTTATGGATTGGCAGAAGAATTAGTATTAGAATGGTTGCAAACTAAAAATGATAAAACCATTGAAATTGCTACAAAATGGGGTTATACATATACTGCAAATTTTGACGCGAATGCAACTGTTCATGAAGTAAAAGAACATAGTTTATCTAAATTAAATGAACAATGGAAGTTCTCTAAACAGCTTCTACCCTATTTAAAAGTATATCAAATTCATTCTGCAACTTTAGAAACTGGAGTTTTAGAAAACAAGCAAGTTTTAGAACAATTAGCTTTTCTAAAAAAGGAACACAATCTTAAAATAGGCTTAACAACTACAGGTACAAATCAAGTTGAAGTAATTAAAAAAGCATTGGAAGTTTTTGTTGATGGTAAACAATTATTTGACCTATTTCAAGTAACTTATAATTTTTTAGATCAAAGTTTAAAGGAGATTTCTGATGAATTATTAAATCAAGATAAATCAATTGTAATAAAAGAAGCATTGGCAAATGGTAGAGTTTTTAAAAATGAGAACTATCCTCATTATGATAAAATGTATACAACTTTAGAAAACTTAGCAAAAAAACACAAGGTTGGTGTAGATGCCATTTCTTTGAAATATTGTGAGCAAACAATCACTAACAGCATTGTTTTAAGTGGCGCAAGCAATTCAGAACAATTGAAAGAGAATTTAAAACTGAATTCTTTTATGCTGTCTAAAGAAGAAATTGAAATATTAAACTCACTAAAAATTTCTACAGATTCATACTGGACTGAAAGAAAAAAACTTCAATGGAATTAACTAAAATTGCTTTTGGTGGTGGTTGTCATTGGTGTACAGAAGCAGTTTTTCAAACATTAATCGGTGTCGAAAAGGTAGAACAAGGTTGGGTTTCATCAACAGAAGAAAATAGTAATTTTTCTGAGGCAGTTATTGTTCATTTTAATATTAAGAAAATTGATTTAGAAACACTAATTGAAATCCATTTATTAACACACAAAAGTACTAGCAATCATTCTATGAGAAGCAAGTATCGTTCTGCTGTTTATTATTTTTCTCAACATCAGAAAGACGATATTCTAAAAATAGTTGACAAATTACAATTAGGCTTTGATAATAAAATCATAACAAAAACGTTAGATTTTAAAGGGTTTAAAGCATCTACTGAAGAGTTTCAGAATTATTATCAAGCAAATCCTAATAAACCATTTTGTAAAAATTACATCAACCCTAAGTTAAAATTTTTAATAACTGAATTTTCAAATCAAGTCAATCAGCGTAAGGTAAATCACCTGAATACGACTATTTAAAAAATCAAATTAATTATGAATATCATCCAAAACCTAAAAAAATATTTCACTTCAAAGGCTGAAGGAAATACGTCTAAAAAAGCTCCTGAAGGTATTTGTCCAAATTGTTGGGGAAAACAAGAATGGGAAGGTGAATTTTATAAATTGAACAAGGGTAATAAATTGATTGGAAACGACAAGACGTACAATAACTTTATCAATAAAATTGTAGAAAACAATATTAGTGGAATTACAATTAATCAAGATAATTATGAATGTGAGACGTGTAAAGTTGGTTACAAATAACAATATAAACGGCTCAATTCTTTTACATTCATTTCATATTTTATAATTACTGAAACAGTAACTTACTAAAATCGTTAAATTTTAGCAAAAGAGTTAAAAGAATCTGAGTTAAGGACAATTTGATTAGCAATTGCAAGTTACATTTGCACAACTAAAATTGCCTAATACAGTGTCTAAAAAAGTACAGCATAAGAAATATCGATTTTTAAAAAGATTTTTACGAATCTTTTTAGGATTTATGATTCTTATTACCTTGTTGATACTATTTGTAAGAAGCCCTTGGGGACAAAGTATTATTGTAGATAAAGCCGTAAATTTTGTTACAGATAAAACAAACACAAAAATTTCTGTAGACAAGCTTTTTTTAACTTTTAAAGGTAGCTTGCAATTAGATGGTTTATACGTAGAAGACACCAAAGGAGACACCTTAATTTATTCGAAATCTTTAGAAGCTAATTTACCTCTCTGGGCAATGATTAAAGGAGATGCTGTTGGCATTGATAATTTAAATTGGGACGGTTTACAGGCAAATATTAAAAGGAAAGACACCATTTCTGGTTATAATTTTCAGTTTTTAATTGATGCATTTGCAACTGAAGATTCAACTCCAGTTATTAAAGACTCTACAACAAAACCTTTAAAAATTATTATAGGAAATCTTGATTTAAAAAACATTCATATTGTTTTTAATGATGAAGTATTGGGTATTGATAGCCATTTTAAAATTGGTAATCTAACTGCCAATATGGAAAAAGTTGATTTACAGAAAATGATTTTTAATGCCGATAAAATCGCTCTTTCTGATACAAATATTAAATTGATTCAGAAACCTGTAATTTCAGATACTTCAACTACGGAAACTTCTCTACCTCTATTATCTGTTAAAAAATTATCTCTAAAAAATGTAAAAACATATTATGAGAATCCACAAGATAAATTAATTGCTGATATAAATATTGATGAATTTTATACAGAAATTCCTGAAATTGATTTGTCTAAAAACAACATTCAGCTTACTACCATTCAGCTTAAAAATTCTGATATCCTCTTAAAAACAGCTTCGAGTAATACTTTATCACATAAAAAACCCGCTGCAAATAATAGCACAACATGTAAGTGGCCCAATTTTAATGTACAAATAACTGATATAAATTTAGAAAATAACAACATTAAGTATTTTGTAAACAATGAAAAAGTTATTAAAAACATCTTTAATCCGAATGCTATTGCATTAGAAAAAGTAACATTAAAAGCAGCAGACATTTTCTTGAAAGACAAAAAAGCTGGGTTGCAATTGTCTACATTTAATTTTAAAGAACAATCAGGATTTAGGTTAAGGAAGTTCACATTAAACACAGAAGTAACAGATACCGAATTAAAAGTTTCTAATCTAAAAATCAACTTAAATAAAAGTATGGTTTCTGGCTTTGCAAACGCAAAATACAAATCGATTTCTCAATTAATTTCATCACCAGAAAATACAAGAGTTAAATTAGGTATTCCGAATTTCTCCATTTTTATAGAAGAGTTTTTCACATTTGAACCTAGCTTAAAACAGAATGAATACGTAACAAAATTAAGTAAGAAAGAACTTTTTGGAAAAATAAATATTACCGGACTTTTAGCAGATTTAAATATTTCTAATACAAATTTAAATTGGGGAATTGCTACTAAAATGTCTATAGATGGGAACATCAAAAACAGCACAAACCCAGAAAAACTAGAATTAAATATTGCTAATTTTAAAGCAAAGACAAAACGAAATGATCTTTTACAGATTGTTGACGAAAAAGCTTTCGGTATTCATTTACCTGAAGATATTTTAATGAAAAGTAACATAAAAGGTACTTTAAACAA
The window above is part of the Polaribacter sp. SA4-12 genome. Proteins encoded here:
- a CDS encoding peptide-methionine (S)-S-oxide reductase, whose translation is MELTKIAFGGGCHWCTEAVFQTLIGVEKVEQGWVSSTEENSNFSEAVIVHFNIKKIDLETLIEIHLLTHKSTSNHSMRSKYRSAVYYFSQHQKDDILKIVDKLQLGFDNKIITKTLDFKGFKASTEEFQNYYQANPNKPFCKNYINPKLKFLITEFSNQVNQRKVNHLNTTI